The Pseudoalteromonas arctica A 37-1-2 genome includes a region encoding these proteins:
- a CDS encoding HipA domain-containing protein → MSSGIKKNSLDVFIGHTQKIGAITLDIGSENEIAFTYEPEWISKGFAISPHLPLNGDFDSRAVRNYLQNLLPEGKGLDEIISSTTISKNNTFGLIKVIGEETSGALSFRASNSTLKQTSFREVTSDELSQKLKRFVQVGESITHWDGRTRLSVAGVQDKLNLLEIDSKLGFGEGELCSNKIFKFETGTAPFIAVNELFTMLLAKESGLNVPHVELRTYADIRVFVIDRFDRRVTQDQSRVLRRHIIDGCQATNLPPSYKYERQHGDDGDGIYIRDGVSFAKLFNVKTTNVQAYEAQLIRWMTFNILVRNYDAHGKNISFFVGKNGLELTPFYDLVNIEAIIEQGSIDRDMGYLQPKISRCYAMSVGEHNSQSAGNFTNEITAYMLADFADEFAISLPRMQLLMSQTVDSVLAAIDTAKVSAVKNNLSTAELAHIDLCIKIINKAANKLSEQIIQLPNMDAFI, encoded by the coding sequence ATGAGCAGTGGTATTAAAAAAAATAGCTTAGATGTATTTATTGGGCATACGCAGAAGATAGGTGCGATAACTCTTGATATAGGCTCTGAAAATGAAATTGCATTTACCTATGAGCCTGAGTGGATTAGTAAGGGTTTTGCTATTTCACCACACTTACCGCTCAATGGTGATTTTGACTCGCGTGCTGTGCGTAATTATTTACAAAACTTATTACCCGAAGGCAAAGGTCTTGATGAAATTATAAGTAGTACTACTATCTCTAAAAATAATACGTTTGGTTTGATTAAAGTAATTGGCGAGGAAACGTCAGGTGCTTTGTCGTTTAGAGCAAGTAACAGTACTTTAAAGCAAACATCTTTTCGTGAAGTGACTAGTGACGAGCTAAGCCAAAAACTTAAACGCTTTGTACAAGTTGGCGAGTCAATTACTCATTGGGATGGCCGAACTCGGCTCTCTGTTGCTGGCGTTCAAGACAAACTAAACCTACTCGAAATCGATAGTAAATTAGGATTTGGTGAAGGGGAGCTATGTTCTAATAAAATTTTTAAATTTGAAACAGGTACCGCTCCTTTCATTGCAGTAAATGAACTTTTTACCATGCTTTTGGCAAAAGAGTCGGGGCTCAATGTTCCCCATGTTGAGTTGCGCACTTACGCAGATATAAGAGTATTTGTAATAGATCGCTTTGATAGGCGCGTTACACAAGATCAAAGCCGTGTATTACGTCGTCATATTATTGATGGTTGCCAAGCCACTAATTTACCTCCTTCTTATAAATATGAGCGTCAGCATGGTGATGATGGGGATGGTATTTATATTCGAGATGGCGTTTCTTTTGCAAAACTATTTAATGTTAAAACAACGAATGTACAAGCGTATGAGGCTCAGCTTATTCGTTGGATGACATTTAATATTTTAGTACGTAATTACGATGCTCATGGCAAAAACATTAGTTTTTTTGTTGGTAAAAATGGTTTAGAGCTTACGCCGTTTTACGACTTGGTAAATATAGAGGCTATTATTGAGCAGGGAAGCATTGACCGTGATATGGGCTATTTACAGCCCAAAATATCAAGGTGTTATGCTATGTCAGTGGGTGAGCATAATTCGCAAAGTGCAGGCAATTTTACTAATGAGATTACAGCTTACATGTTAGCTGATTTTGCTGATGAATTTGCTATTTCACTACCACGGATGCAACTACTTATGAGTCAAACTGTTGACTCTGTATTAGCTGCAATTGATACGGCTAAAGTTTCTGCTGTTAAAAATAACTTGTCTACTGCTGAATTAGCACACATTGATTTGTGCATAAAAATAATTAATAAAGCTGCAAATAAGCTGAGTGAGCAAATAATACAACTACCAAATATGGATGCATTTATTTAA
- a CDS encoding nuclease-related domain-containing protein, translated as MILKDKTLINSNSAKIQAGQKQELDVAFYLRRAFKDHSQVFVFNDVKFKHNGETAQIDHLIAYTYGFILIESKSITGEVTINEHQEWSRSYRGNWQGMPSPIKQVELQLELLKSLMRDNAPNLLTKLFGKLQQGFGGREWHSICAISSNAIINRENTPKTIEDRLVKSEFITDKLLEIMKLPASKPNALHLFTTNVRPWFSEETLDRICQFILEQNISPNLQEPSYVPAEISESESVYDEALIASEQTNTEQVKPKSDLIKEITLACKQCNSATNLQPLSGRYGYFVKCGNCSANTPMKSPCSECSSTNTKTSKRKENYSLVCKDCEISTPIKL; from the coding sequence ATGATTCTAAAAGATAAAACCCTCATCAACAGCAACTCAGCTAAAATACAAGCAGGTCAAAAGCAAGAACTCGACGTTGCTTTTTATTTACGCCGCGCCTTTAAAGATCATAGTCAGGTATTTGTGTTTAACGATGTGAAATTTAAACACAATGGCGAAACCGCACAAATAGACCATCTAATCGCATACACCTATGGCTTTATTCTGATCGAATCTAAAAGCATTACAGGGGAAGTAACGATTAATGAGCATCAAGAATGGAGTCGCAGTTATCGCGGCAACTGGCAAGGTATGCCATCGCCAATAAAACAGGTTGAATTACAACTAGAACTATTAAAAAGCCTAATGCGCGACAATGCACCAAACCTACTCACTAAATTATTTGGCAAGCTGCAACAGGGTTTTGGTGGCAGAGAGTGGCATAGTATTTGTGCCATATCGAGCAACGCCATTATCAATCGAGAAAACACACCAAAAACAATTGAAGATCGATTAGTTAAATCAGAATTTATAACTGATAAATTACTTGAAATAATGAAGCTTCCTGCGTCTAAACCTAATGCGCTTCATCTTTTTACAACAAACGTTCGACCTTGGTTCAGTGAAGAAACACTCGATAGAATTTGCCAGTTTATTTTAGAGCAAAATATATCACCTAACTTACAAGAGCCTTCATATGTACCTGCAGAGATAAGCGAATCAGAATCTGTTTACGATGAGGCTTTAATAGCGTCTGAGCAAACCAATACTGAACAAGTAAAACCTAAAAGTGATCTAATCAAAGAGATAACATTAGCTTGTAAGCAATGTAATAGCGCGACCAATTTGCAACCTCTTTCTGGGCGCTATGGCTACTTTGTAAAATGCGGTAATTGCAGTGCAAATACACCAATGAAATCACCATGCTCTGAGTGCTCAAGCACCAATACTAAAACAAGCAAACGTAAAGAAAATTACTCTTTAGTATGCAAAGATTGTGAGATAAGTACGCCTATTAAGCTTTAG
- a CDS encoding helix-turn-helix domain-containing protein yields MSELPAKKTLGRVVKRTEMPDLSKPFSSVRLAKAITSKRTGMKLTLVDVSQALNISKPTLIKIEKGDVNVQFFNVLKVMEYLGLSFSLVSDDESHHNNNDEVSDEQWY; encoded by the coding sequence ATGAGCGAATTACCAGCAAAAAAAACACTTGGAAGAGTTGTCAAACGCACTGAAATGCCTGATCTATCAAAGCCGTTTTCGTCGGTGCGACTCGCTAAAGCGATTACTTCAAAGCGAACAGGCATGAAGCTTACATTGGTTGATGTATCGCAAGCACTTAATATTTCAAAGCCTACGCTGATAAAAATAGAAAAAGGTGATGTTAATGTGCAGTTTTTTAATGTACTCAAAGTGATGGAATACTTGGGGTTGTCGTTTAGCCTTGTTAGTGATGACGAGTCGCACCACAATAACAACGATGAGGTGAGCGATGAGCAGTGGTATTAA
- a CDS encoding DNA cytosine methyltransferase, translating into MENGEILVIDLFAGPGGLGEGISAAQTSDGKSPFQIGISVEKDFHAHKTLTTRAFFRSLKKRSQPLNNYYNYLHGKITRDELFELHPDIATEANQETLNGAKELGKDNKLIHKRIKELVKDHKGPKVLIGGPPCQAYSLAGRSRNAGNKSYIAEEDTRHFLYKEYLEVICLAKPDIFVMENVRGILTAKVNGQVMFPQILEDLRSPGSVTKHKKIPKYKVFSLVVDADNPEDPQYKDTADFLIRCEQYGIPQARHRVILLGIREDIKAPPEILKLCEHQVTVEQAISDLPNLRSGFSKQKDNAKDWETAVTKNAAKLKRILKKQFDPESANSLNLEPKIGLSRTESALSGKTPTMPESLKAWYIDPNLNVVLNHETRGHMIDDLLRYSYCAAYAQIQGLSPKSRHFPQELAPAHANWDTGTHSDRFRVQVADKYATTVTSHISKDGHYFVHYDPQQCRSLSVREAARLQTFPDNYIFEGTRTNQYVQVGNAVPPYLAFQIGQAILKVLSSLVLK; encoded by the coding sequence ATGGAAAACGGTGAAATTCTTGTCATAGATTTATTCGCAGGCCCGGGTGGTCTTGGCGAAGGGATTTCAGCAGCCCAAACCTCAGATGGTAAATCGCCTTTTCAAATTGGTATTTCTGTTGAGAAAGATTTCCATGCCCATAAAACTCTTACTACTCGTGCCTTCTTTCGATCACTCAAAAAAAGATCACAGCCATTAAATAATTATTATAATTATCTGCATGGAAAAATTACACGTGATGAGTTGTTTGAACTTCACCCCGATATTGCAACAGAAGCCAATCAAGAAACTCTCAATGGTGCTAAAGAACTTGGCAAAGATAATAAGCTGATTCATAAGCGTATTAAAGAGCTTGTAAAAGACCATAAAGGGCCAAAAGTACTAATTGGTGGGCCTCCATGCCAAGCTTATTCACTTGCAGGGCGTTCTCGAAATGCTGGGAATAAAAGTTACATTGCAGAAGAGGATACTCGCCACTTTTTATATAAAGAATACTTAGAAGTAATTTGCCTAGCGAAGCCTGATATTTTTGTGATGGAAAATGTAAGAGGAATACTTACAGCAAAAGTTAACGGCCAAGTCATGTTTCCACAAATATTAGAAGATTTGCGCAGCCCTGGCTCAGTAACAAAACACAAAAAAATTCCAAAATATAAAGTTTTTTCATTAGTCGTTGATGCTGATAATCCAGAAGACCCACAATACAAAGATACAGCTGATTTTTTAATTCGTTGTGAGCAATACGGTATACCTCAAGCTAGGCATCGGGTAATTTTACTTGGTATACGTGAGGATATTAAAGCCCCCCCAGAAATACTAAAACTATGCGAACACCAAGTTACCGTAGAACAAGCTATTAGTGACTTACCAAATTTACGCAGCGGCTTTTCAAAACAAAAAGATAACGCAAAAGATTGGGAAACAGCTGTTACTAAAAATGCAGCTAAGTTAAAGCGAATTCTGAAAAAACAATTTGACCCAGAATCAGCAAATAGCCTAAACCTCGAACCAAAAATCGGGTTGTCTAGAACAGAAAGTGCATTAAGCGGCAAAACCCCAACCATGCCAGAGTCACTAAAAGCCTGGTATATAGACCCTAACCTAAACGTGGTGCTAAATCATGAAACCAGAGGCCATATGATTGATGACTTACTACGTTACTCATACTGTGCTGCATACGCACAAATCCAAGGTTTATCACCTAAATCTCGTCATTTCCCACAAGAACTAGCCCCGGCCCACGCTAATTGGGATACTGGTACACATTCAGATCGTTTTAGGGTTCAAGTAGCAGATAAGTACGCTACTACCGTAACAAGCCATATCTCAAAGGACGGCCACTATTTCGTACATTACGATCCGCAGCAATGTAGAAGTTTAAGTGTCCGTGAAGCAGCACGCTTACAAACATTCCCTGATAACTACATTTTTGAAGGGACGAGAACTAACCAATATGTACAAGTAGGGAATGCTGTGCCGCCGTATTTGGCTTTCCAAATAGGACAAGCAATCTTGAAAGTACTTAGCTCTTTAGTCTTAAAGTAA
- a CDS encoding ATP-binding protein, with protein sequence MRKHSFASSFEDVTPNPEYLIKSISEQGYSFEAAIADLIDNSISADADKIEILIDTESEPFKLFLADNGKGMNENQLKNCMKFPSQSPDVNRLNKDLGRFGLGMKTASFSQTRKFTTISRPRGEVSFSARTWDLELLKNNKWNLLVNSYEDVVDILEQYINISHSRINAIPDFEANTIIVWEGLYKFEQYLEEKNRENALFKEVDIISEHLSLVFHRFMEKQGKSLQIRINNQVLKPFNPFPIKENDFRSLEFRKRKFGDDSIKIEGFILPSRSIKEANQGLSIWATKNRSLMDMEGIYIYRADRLILFGGWNGLIKKAPRLQLARLQVEIGNSADHLLHLNVAKSQVIIPHELKNAFQGYINDLKQEAEKEFYNRGIRQFNEPKDTSHVHLFERRTSSKGPVLEINKGFELIKSLFSELDNKQSAKLNMLLSMVNTRINKIRNTHENQDFTISRSLSEEELLINIQDLVMRGIDPEVIYKFVIPELGFNVDSLPQAVIKILEGVK encoded by the coding sequence ATGAGAAAACATTCTTTTGCAAGTAGCTTTGAAGATGTTACCCCTAATCCGGAATATCTAATTAAATCGATTTCCGAACAAGGTTATAGCTTTGAAGCTGCTATAGCTGATCTGATTGATAATTCTATTTCTGCTGATGCAGACAAAATAGAAATTTTAATTGATACAGAAAGTGAGCCATTTAAACTCTTTCTGGCAGATAATGGTAAAGGGATGAATGAAAACCAATTAAAAAACTGTATGAAATTTCCTAGCCAATCACCTGATGTAAACCGGCTTAATAAAGACCTTGGTCGGTTTGGTTTAGGAATGAAAACAGCTTCCTTCTCCCAGACTAGAAAATTTACGACCATATCAAGACCTAGAGGGGAGGTCTCATTTTCTGCTAGAACTTGGGATTTAGAACTACTTAAAAACAATAAATGGAACCTTTTAGTTAATTCTTATGAAGATGTTGTCGATATTTTAGAACAGTATATAAATATTAGTCATTCTCGTATTAATGCAATCCCTGACTTTGAAGCTAACACAATTATTGTTTGGGAAGGGTTGTACAAATTTGAGCAGTATCTAGAAGAAAAAAACCGTGAAAATGCACTATTTAAAGAAGTAGATATAATTTCAGAACACTTAAGTTTAGTTTTTCACCGCTTTATGGAGAAGCAAGGCAAAAGTCTTCAAATTAGAATTAATAATCAAGTCTTAAAACCATTTAACCCATTTCCAATTAAAGAGAATGATTTTAGATCATTGGAGTTTAGAAAAAGAAAGTTCGGGGATGACTCCATTAAGATAGAGGGTTTTATCTTGCCTTCTAGAAGTATCAAAGAAGCTAATCAGGGATTGTCTATATGGGCTACAAAAAATCGTAGCCTAATGGATATGGAGGGCATTTATATTTACAGAGCCGATAGGTTAATCTTGTTTGGTGGTTGGAATGGATTAATAAAGAAGGCGCCTCGCCTTCAATTAGCTCGATTACAGGTAGAAATAGGTAACAGTGCTGATCATTTGCTTCATTTAAACGTGGCAAAATCACAAGTTATTATTCCCCATGAGTTAAAAAATGCTTTTCAAGGTTATATAAATGACTTGAAACAAGAAGCAGAAAAAGAATTTTATAATCGTGGAATAAGACAGTTTAACGAACCAAAAGATACTTCCCACGTTCATTTGTTTGAAAGAAGGACTTCCAGTAAAGGTCCAGTATTAGAAATTAACAAAGGGTTTGAATTAATTAAAAGCTTATTTTCTGAATTAGATAACAAGCAATCAGCAAAGCTCAATATGCTTTTGTCTATGGTTAATACCCGCATTAACAAAATAAGAAATACACATGAAAATCAAGACTTTACTATTTCAAGAAGTCTTTCTGAGGAAGAGCTTCTCATTAATATTCAGGACTTAGTTATGCGAGGTATTGATCCTGAGGTCATATACAAGTTTGTAATTCCAGAGCTTGGTTTTAATGTTGATTCACTTCCGCAAGCGGTTATAAAAATTTTAGAAGGAGTTAAATAA
- a CDS encoding Fic family protein: MWIWQQQNWPNFTWDAAALAPLLRELSYNQGLLVGRMGVQSAQQKQQALDTLLANIIHSSAIEGEKLNAFSVRSSLAKKLNINEQPYPTTVQSDNLAETMLDAINNTDSPLNLERVLTWHRLLFAGEQSLFTKIEGGQLRGDEPMQVVSGRLDKPVLHFTALPKERVNKELSLFFNWFNKTQNDPQIDPFIRAAIAHLWFVTIHPLEDANGRITRLITDLALAQEHAESIRFYAMSVAILEDRKSYYEVLEATQRGDLCITQWVKWFLRTLNNAIHHTLNNIEQTIFKTNYWASKDQTKLGEQQVKVLNKLLDGQFEQGISASQYQKVAKVSRATATRHLSDLQTLGFLTKTAAGGRSTRYKIA, encoded by the coding sequence ATGTGGATATGGCAACAGCAAAACTGGCCAAACTTTACGTGGGATGCTGCGGCGCTTGCTCCTTTACTAAGGGAGCTTTCATATAATCAAGGTTTATTAGTAGGGCGTATGGGTGTGCAAAGTGCTCAACAAAAGCAGCAGGCCCTTGATACCTTACTTGCAAATATTATTCACTCCAGTGCGATTGAGGGCGAAAAGCTTAATGCATTTTCGGTTCGCTCTTCTCTTGCAAAAAAACTCAATATTAATGAGCAACCTTACCCAACAACTGTGCAAAGCGATAATCTTGCAGAGACTATGCTTGATGCAATAAATAACACAGACTCACCGCTTAATTTAGAACGAGTGCTTACTTGGCATCGCTTATTGTTTGCAGGTGAGCAAAGTTTATTTACTAAAATTGAGGGAGGGCAATTGCGTGGTGACGAGCCAATGCAAGTGGTATCGGGGCGCTTAGATAAACCGGTATTACATTTTACGGCGCTTCCTAAAGAGCGAGTAAATAAAGAGCTTTCGCTATTTTTTAACTGGTTTAACAAAACGCAAAACGATCCTCAAATAGACCCTTTTATTCGGGCAGCTATCGCACATTTATGGTTTGTAACAATACACCCACTTGAGGATGCTAATGGGCGTATTACACGGCTTATAACCGACCTGGCATTAGCGCAAGAACATGCTGAGTCAATTCGGTTTTACGCTATGTCGGTGGCTATTTTAGAAGACAGAAAAAGCTACTACGAGGTGCTTGAAGCCACTCAACGTGGAGATCTTTGTATTACCCAATGGGTTAAATGGTTTTTACGTACGCTTAATAATGCGATACACCATACGCTTAATAATATTGAGCAAACAATTTTTAAAACCAATTACTGGGCAAGTAAAGATCAAACAAAGCTAGGTGAGCAGCAAGTAAAAGTGCTTAATAAGTTACTTGATGGCCAATTTGAACAGGGTATTAGTGCGAGTCAGTATCAAAAGGTGGCTAAGGTTAGCCGTGCAACCGCAACACGCCATTTATCAGACTTGCAAACGCTTGGGTTTTTAACAAAAACCGCCGCAGGTGGGCGTAGTACACGTTACAAAATTGCCTAA
- a CDS encoding IS3 family transposase (programmed frameshift), protein MTKLNRATYSAAIKLETAQLVVDQGYTQEEAAKAMGVGKSTVSKWVAQLKQERNGQSPLASPMTPEQIEIRELKKQIQRIELEKDIFKKGYRSLDVRLPEQFSLIEKLNQRERYPISVLCSVFNVHRSSYKYWAIRDTTPTPEQVRLEAEVKAIHTMSGGSAGARTIAAIATNNDFELSRYRAAKLMIKLKLESCQVPQHSYKRGGNEHLEIPNLLDRQFDVVEPNTVWCGDVTYIWIGNRWAYLAVVIDLFARKVVGWAMSLSPDSNLTLKALELAYESRGRPSGLMFHSDQGSHYTSLKYRQRLWRYKITQSMSRRGNCWDNAPMERFFRSFKTEWMPKVGYGNFIDAKYSVSDYINGYYNNVRPHHYNAGLAPNESEIRYKDSKTVAKFY, encoded by the exons ATGACAAAATTAAACCGTGCAACGTACTCCGCTGCAATCAAATTAGAAACGGCTCAACTTGTAGTTGACCAAGGTTATACACAAGAAGAAGCAGCCAAAGCGATGGGTGTTGGTAAATCAACCGTAAGTAAATGGGTTGCTCAATTAAAGCAAGAACGTAATGGCCAGTCACCATTGGCTTCACCAATGACACCCGAACAAATTGAAATCCGTGAACTTAAAAAGCAAATCCAACGCATTGAATTAGAAAAGGATATAT TTAAAAAAGGCTACCGCTCTCTTGATGTCCGACTCCCTGAACAATTCTCGTTAATTGAGAAATTAAATCAACGAGAGCGTTACCCAATTAGTGTGCTATGTAGTGTATTTAATGTGCATCGTAGCAGCTATAAATACTGGGCTATACGGGATACGACACCGACACCAGAGCAAGTAAGGTTAGAGGCTGAAGTTAAAGCCATACATACAATGAGTGGGGGCTCAGCAGGTGCGAGGACAATCGCGGCAATCGCAACGAATAACGATTTTGAATTAAGCCGTTATCGTGCTGCTAAGCTAATGATTAAATTAAAGCTAGAAAGCTGCCAAGTACCTCAACATTCATATAAACGCGGCGGTAATGAACATCTTGAAATCCCAAACCTGCTTGATAGGCAGTTCGATGTTGTTGAACCGAATACCGTGTGGTGCGGTGATGTTACATATATTTGGATAGGCAATCGCTGGGCTTATTTAGCGGTCGTTATTGATTTATTTGCGCGTAAAGTTGTGGGTTGGGCAATGTCATTGTCGCCGGATTCTAACTTAACGCTAAAAGCGCTTGAGTTAGCCTACGAAAGCAGAGGCAGACCAAGTGGGTTGATGTTTCACTCAGACCAAGGAAGCCATTATACGAGCTTGAAGTACCGCCAACGTTTATGGCGCTATAAAATCACACAAAGCATGAGTCGACGCGGAAATTGTTGGGATAATGCGCCAATGGAGCGATTTTTTAGAAGCTTTAAAACAGAATGGATGCCAAAGGTTGGATATGGGAATTTTATAGACGCTAAATATAGTGTGAGTGATTATATCAACGGATATTACAACAACGTTAGACCGCATCATTATAATGCTGGTTTAGCGCCAAATGAATCTGAGATTAGATACAAAGACTCTAAAACTGTGGCCAAATTTTATTGA
- a CDS encoding AIPR family protein, giving the protein MGGQNHCTTTVNESKERLQLFIIDESSLDETTAEQDLCVSLKADYERQFKKAVKFLNLSVKGTLSDKVQDSDGVVKSLIAKINSEEGLEQFDVVEIFLLTLTATVSNKGESIQPRKVHFEDDFLKVKYEKDNVSITKDILILKKVIDLNFLASVIESRGNREPLTINFTRDFKKRIEVIQAADERNFASYLCVLDAEVISGLYKRYSSRLLEKNVRSFLQFKGVNKGIKETIRTKPEQFIAFNNGLTVTATNAIIKPYKKSQYLEALTDFQIVNGGQTTASIYFSHKEGLDISKVKVMAKINVAKNVAENDLDNLISNISQFSNTQSRVSNVDLRSKSPQLRTLKSLSDSIITPSGFRWFFERAKGEFLTKVRHAGSNGNRLKKEFPRERRFTNMELAKYYSAWGNSPHLVKKGGEKIFRHFIEMLESEEEATEKVQIDREFYEKLIAKIILFRRMEKIYGQGKNSLGQLRAAVIPYTLSVLYIYTDASGSGKSFNLERIWKEEDIDTELQEYLKELMILMNELIKKYSASEDFNEYSKKPELWESIKECTEIQNLFKKSSTLSIFKKYTISL; this is encoded by the coding sequence ATGGGTGGCCAAAATCACTGTACCACTACAGTCAATGAATCTAAGGAAAGGTTACAGCTGTTTATTATAGATGAGTCATCTTTAGATGAAACAACAGCTGAGCAAGACTTGTGCGTATCGTTGAAGGCTGATTATGAAAGACAATTTAAAAAAGCTGTTAAGTTTTTAAATCTTTCTGTAAAGGGGACTTTAAGCGATAAGGTTCAAGATTCTGACGGTGTAGTTAAGTCCCTTATTGCTAAAATTAACTCCGAGGAGGGACTTGAGCAATTTGATGTAGTTGAAATATTTTTACTCACATTAACAGCAACTGTTTCAAATAAAGGAGAGTCGATACAGCCTCGAAAAGTCCATTTCGAAGATGATTTTTTGAAAGTTAAGTATGAAAAAGATAATGTTTCCATAACAAAAGATATCTTAATTTTAAAGAAAGTTATTGACTTGAACTTTTTAGCTAGCGTAATCGAGTCTCGAGGCAACCGGGAACCACTAACTATTAACTTTACTCGCGATTTCAAAAAACGGATTGAAGTTATTCAAGCTGCGGACGAGAGAAATTTTGCATCATACTTGTGCGTTTTAGATGCTGAAGTCATTTCGGGATTATATAAACGATACAGTAGTCGTTTATTGGAAAAAAATGTTCGTTCTTTTTTACAGTTTAAAGGAGTAAATAAAGGGATCAAAGAAACAATACGAACCAAGCCAGAACAATTTATTGCATTTAATAATGGCTTAACTGTTACCGCCACAAATGCAATCATTAAGCCCTATAAAAAATCTCAATACTTAGAAGCTTTAACTGATTTCCAGATAGTTAACGGTGGACAAACAACAGCGTCAATATATTTTTCACATAAAGAGGGATTAGATATCAGTAAAGTTAAGGTAATGGCAAAAATTAATGTTGCTAAAAATGTTGCTGAAAATGATTTAGACAATTTAATCTCAAATATTAGTCAGTTTTCCAACACGCAATCTCGTGTATCAAATGTGGATTTACGCTCTAAAAGTCCACAGTTGAGAACCTTAAAGTCGCTGAGCGATAGCATAATAACGCCAAGCGGGTTTAGATGGTTTTTTGAACGAGCAAAGGGAGAGTTTTTAACTAAAGTCAGACATGCAGGCTCTAATGGTAATCGCCTAAAAAAAGAATTCCCAAGAGAGCGTCGCTTTACAAATATGGAACTCGCAAAGTATTACTCTGCTTGGGGTAACTCACCTCATTTAGTAAAAAAAGGCGGAGAAAAAATTTTTAGGCACTTCATTGAAATGCTCGAGTCTGAAGAAGAAGCTACAGAAAAAGTTCAAATTGATAGAGAGTTCTATGAAAAGTTGATTGCTAAAATTATTTTATTTAGACGAATGGAAAAAATTTATGGCCAAGGTAAGAACTCCCTGGGTCAATTACGGGCTGCTGTTATTCCATACACACTATCAGTGTTGTACATTTATACCGATGCTTCAGGATCAGGAAAAAGCTTTAATTTAGAAAGAATATGGAAAGAAGAAGATATTGATACTGAATTACAAGAATATTTAAAAGAGCTCATGATTCTTATGAATGAGTTAATAAAAAAATACTCTGCCAGTGAAGACTTTAATGAATATTCTAAAAAACCTGAATTATGGGAGTCAATTAAGGAATGTACAGAAATTCAAAATTTATTTAAAAAAAGCAGTACATTATCTATCTTTAAGAAATACACTATTTCATTATAA